DNA sequence from the Flavobacteriales bacterium genome:
AGTTGAGCTTGGACCAACCGAAGGGGTCAGGATCCTGAAGCAGATACTCCAGGATCTCATGGTCGTAGCACTCGGGATGGGTCTTGAATATATCGGTCGCATTGACGGCCAAAGGGCTATCAACATACACTGGGATGTTCGGTAATTTTCCTTCATTGACCAAGCGGTCCATCATGTAGACCAGCTCCTGGGTACGGCCTACAGAGAAGGCGGGAATGATCAATCTGCCTTTGCGCTCTACACAGGTCTGATGGATTACATCCAGCAGTCCTTCCTGCTCTTGAGGTGGGGCAGGGTGTTTCTTGCCTCCGTAAGTCGACTCACAGAGCATGATATCAACATGAGGCATAGGTTCGGGGTCACGTAGAATGGGTCGCTCCGGTCGCCCGATGTCTCCGGTGAATCCGATGGTGCGCATCCCTTCTTCGGTATCTAATTTAAGAGTGATGCTAGCAGAGCCCAAGATGTGGCCACTGTCCCTGAAGAGCAGTCGTATGCCTGGACCTACATCATACCATTCCCCATAGCCGATGCTCACGTATTGGTTCATGCACTTCTCTGCATCCTTGACGGTATAGAGGGGACGGTGTTTCTTCTTGGATTTCTTTCGCTTCTCACGTTTGTTCTTGTATTCTGCGTCCTTTTCTTGGATAAATGCGCTGTCAAGTAGCATGATATTGCAAAGGTCGCGCGTGGCGTAAGTGCAGATGATCGGTCCTTCGAATCCATCCTTGACCAGTTTGGGAATGCGGCCCGTGTGATCGATATGAGCATGGGAGACAATGAGGTAGTCGATGTCCTTGGGGTCGAACTTCC
Encoded proteins:
- a CDS encoding MBL fold metallo-hydrolase, which produces MKITFCGAAGTVTGSCHLITLDDGRKILMDCGLYQGYDIDLENFNETWKFDPKDIDYLIVSHAHIDHTGRIPKLVKDGFEGPIICTYATRDLCNIMLLDSAFIQEKDAEYKNKREKRKKSKKKHRPLYTVKDAEKCMNQYVSIGYGEWYDVGPGIRLLFRDSGHILGSASITLKLDTEEGMRTIGFTGDIGRPERPILRDPEPMPHVDIMLCESTYGGKKHPAPPQEQEGLLDVIHQTCVERKGRLIIPAFSVGRTQELVYMMDRLVNEGKLPNIPVYVDSPLAVNATDIFKTHPECYDHEILEYLLQDPDPFGWSKLNYVRKVEDSKRINDLKGPCIIISASGMITAGRILHHVRNNIEDPRNCILIVGFCAEGSIGAQLAQGAEEIKIFGEELKVKAQVKRMHSFSAHGDQSEMIDYLNNQSREKLEQIYLVHGVEERQKIFAAELKKAGFKEVIIPKLGQSFEV